The following are encoded together in the Onychostoma macrolepis isolate SWU-2019 chromosome 03, ASM1243209v1, whole genome shotgun sequence genome:
- the nog5 gene encoding noggin 5: MEMKASSALVLCVSVTVHLALAQLQLLLRPSPSDHLPVPDLHEEPDPALEPGEKDLAPRLLRRKLGSSFDPVFSSVGQPTPGNGSVITREDDMSLAGAIPREFQQLDFTGLRAAAKTERRVRRWLWSYTRCPVLSVWKDLGVRFWPRYVKEGQCSAERSCSLPEGMFCKPVRSVSVTLLRWRCQQDSRALRPCSWIRARYPVISQCGCACL; encoded by the coding sequence ATGGAAATGAAGGCGTCTTCTGCGCTCGTGCTCTGCGTGTCCGTTACCGTTCACCTCGCGCTCGCTCAGCTTCAGCTGCTCTTGCGCCCGTCGCCTAGCGACCACCTGCCGGTACCGGACCTGCACGAGGAACCCGACCCGGCGCTGGAACCAGGAGAGAAGGATTTAGCCCCTCGGTTGCTGCGGAGGAAACTCGGCAGCAGCTTTGACCCCGTCTTCTCGTCGGTCGGTCAACCGACTCCCGGTAACGGGTCCGTAATCACGCGAGAAGACGACATGAGTCTCGCCGGAGCGATTCCCCGCGAGTTCCAGCAGCTGGATTTCACCGGTCTCAGAGCGGCGGCGAAAACGGAGCGCAGGGTGCGCCGGTGGCTGTGGTCGTACACCCGGTGTCCGGTGCTGTCGGTGTGGAAAGATCTGGGCGTGCGTTTCTGGCCGCGATACGTCAAAGAGGGGCAGTGCTCGGCCGAACGCTCGTGCTCTTTACCGGAGGGCATGTTTTGTAAGCCGGTGCGGTCCGTGAGCGTCACACTCCTCCGGTGGCGCTGCCAGCAGGACTCGCGCGCGCTCAGGCCCTGCTCGTGGATCCGCGCGCGCTACCCGGTGATCTCACAGTGCGGCTGCGCGTGCTTGTAG